The proteins below are encoded in one region of Hordeum vulgare subsp. vulgare chromosome 3H, MorexV3_pseudomolecules_assembly, whole genome shotgun sequence:
- the LOC123444601 gene encoding F-box/LRR-repeat protein At1g55660-like: protein MESSGDEHAMESDTETESDLISELPEDILQKILSCVRIRTVVRMRRLSRKWRELCESLQFIRLDYRDFEHWKAEKFARFVNNLLLVRWKVDLHTFQLHWDPHTPLNCNDVRMWIGYAVKHNVKVLDVKLCLYDKTVLPPGIFTCRSLQELNLQWGNAPYRDYEHTGLVLPDIINLPSLKKLTLRDVEVDELSLNRFIARSPGLEDLHLIDSAMRLDLIASKALKRLTLDGFLYECDGFIIAAPHLTGFECTGCSLEAISWRDQPSLESARIDTCGYTFDCESKFTGVLAYAKKLTLFGPDIKVMLEKELPTCSAFEGLTTLEIGEWNLFEDLFVVLRFLQLSPRLEELTLVHRPLDYEGEEIDGMPIDGMTFGCPFLESVVIQCSEDDVGIEKLVNALVVNGISLFKIDIAFYGDIEKRGRAERIRADEERSKELRIFEKMAKKNPEWIYDDPYARRKPDSEQSDELSSEFDDLADY from the exons ATGGAGTCGTCAGGTGACGAACATGCCATGGAGAGTGATACTGAGACTGAAAGTGATCTGATCAGTGAGCTACCTGAAGACATCCTCCAGAAAATCCTGTCATGCGTGAGGATTAGAACTGTCGTGCGGATGCGCAGGCTGTCTAGGAAGTGGAGGGAACTCTGTGAAAGCCTGCAGTTCATACGCCTTGATTACAGAGATTTCGAACATTGGAAGGCCGAGAAGTTTGCTCGTTTCGTTAACAACCTATTGCTTGTCCGTTGGAAAGTAGACTTGCACACGTTCCAGCTGCACTGGGATCCTCATACTCCCCTGAACTGCAACGATGTCAGAATGTGGATTGGGTATGCGGTGAAGCATAACGTTAAAGTGCTCGATGTGAAACTTTGTCTGTATGATAAGACCGTTTTACCTCCTGGCATTTTCACCTGCCGCTCGCTTCAGGAGCTAAATTTGCAGTGGGGTAATGCTCCCTACCGAGATTATGAACACACAGGACTTGTGCTGCCTGACATAATCAATCTTCCTTCTCTCAAGAAACTTACTCTGCGTGACGTGGAAGTGGACGAGCTTTCTCTCAACAGATTCATTGCCCGGAGCCCTGGCCTAGAAGACTTGCATTTGATAGACTCTGCGATGCGTCTTGATCTCATAGCCTCAAAGGCATTAAAAAGGCTAACCCTTGATGGCTTCCTATATGAGTGTGATGGATTCATAATTGCTGCCCCTCATCTCACTGGCTTTGAGTGCACGGGATGTTCACTGGAAGCTATTTCCTGGAGAGACCAGCCATCTCTAGAGAGTGCACGCATAGATACTTGTGGATATACATTTGATTGTGAATCAAAGTTCACTGGAGTTCTTGCGTATGCCAAGAAGCTTACATTATTTGGTCCTGACATAAAG GTTATGTTGGAAAAGGAGCTGCCAACATGTTCAGCATTTGAAGGCCTCACAACTCTTGAGATCGGCGAGTGGAATTTATTTGAGGACTTGTTCGTTGTGCTTCGCTTCCTCCAGCTTTCACCGAGGCTAGAAGAACTCACTTTGGTGCACAGGCCG CTTGATTATGAAGGAGAGGAAATAGATGGCATGCCAATTGACGGGATGACCTTCGGGTGTCCATTCCTTGAAAGTGTTGTCATACAATGTTCAGAGGATGACGTAGGAATCGAGAAGCTGGTGAATGCTCTGGTAGTGAATGGGATCAGTCTATTCAAGATAGATATTGCCTTCTATGGTGATATTGAAAAGAGGGGCCGTGCGGAGAGGATACGTGCCGACGAGGAACGGTCGAAGGAGCTGCGCATCTTCGAGAAGATGGCGAAGAAAAATCCAGAATGGATATACGACGATCCTTACGCACGGAGAAAGCCTGACAGCGAACAGAGTGACGAGTTAAGCAGCGAATTTGATGACCTTGCTGACTATTGA